One segment of Ipomoea triloba cultivar NCNSP0323 chromosome 12, ASM357664v1 DNA contains the following:
- the LOC115999334 gene encoding uncharacterized protein LOC115999334 has product MANENVTHIFANCSFARDCWRVLDDAWQLSYVDSLANWLDKMMDVLSVHMLEKVVMVCWGLWENKNAMLWSNQCRDSTTLVQHVLFYAQTWQNLNATVNDTSASHMQRDSCWQPPPTGYYNMNIDVSMDINRRCMGFGWVIRDDYGKIVGVLMSRVSGLYSIKEAEAMGAREALSWINKKGWTRVILETDAQVVTQAVNNGDFLTLFGAIVYEIRVFLSELPYVHFPFVRRSSNMLAHVIAKRALCNVEGERVEYLDFLPRFLSLFGLI; this is encoded by the coding sequence ATGGCTAATGAAAATGTTACTCATATTTTTGCTAATTGTTCTTTTGCGCGTGATTGTTGGCGGGTATTGGATGATGCTTGGCAGCTATCCTATGTGGATTCCTTGGCTAATTGGCTTGACAAAATGATGGATGTGCTTTCTGTTCATATGCTTGAGAAGGTTGTAATGGTTTGTTGGGGGCTATGGGAGAATAAAAATGCTATGCTATGGTCGAATCAGTGCCGTGACTCCACAACTCTGGTGCAACATGTTTTGTTTTATGCTCAAACTTGGCAGAATTTGAATGCTACTGTGAATGATACTAGCGCCAGTCATATGCAACGTGACAGTTGTTGGCAGCCACCCCCTACTGGATATTACAATATGAACATAGATGTTTCTATGGATATCAATCGAAGATGTATGGGCTTTGGTTGGGTTATTCGTGACGACTATGGTAAAATTGTAGGGGTTCTTATGTCACGAGTTAGTGGACTATATTCTATCAAAGAGGCTGAAGCTATGGGGGCTCGGGAGGCCCTTAGTTGGATAAATAAAAAGGGATGGACGCGAGTGATTCTTGAAACCGATGCACAAGTGGTAACTCAAGCTGTTAACAATGGTGATTTCCTTACCCTGTTTGGGGCCATTGTTTATGAGATTCGTGTTTTTTTGAGTGAGCTACCTTATGTTCATTTTCCTTTTGTGAGACGTAGTAGTAATATGTTGGCTCATGTTATAGCCAAAAGAGCTCTTTGTAATGTTGAGGGGGAGCGGGTTGAGTACCTGGACTTTTTACCTCGTTTTCTTTCCTTGTTTGGTTTAATATAA